One genomic region from Anthonomus grandis grandis chromosome 1, icAntGran1.3, whole genome shotgun sequence encodes:
- the LOC126741461 gene encoding zinc finger MYM-type protein 1-like, giving the protein MASKGSMKNYFSIRSKSPSPDPNKRKNENGEVAELGKKRKTENNEQIEREKLELDENGPESADRSNEDINEAPTSNCNVEREENNWSQFSFLLDLSKSPYEKPSQPILREYPGTKIGDRLRAFNKKWFKTFPWLEYSVIENKAFCFYCRFFCKSYVKEKSFITGYNRWKKAMETNSGFTAHSNSLAHKECLLKYNEFKRSSSVGGVENLIKNKNKELIEENRYYIKTLAEILLLTCKLEIAQRGHNESTESANKGNFLELTEFVANHDPVFKKKVSSAAVKSKYLHSSIQNELLQILSNEVLQSARDEISEAKFYSVLADETKDLSKKEQMAILIRYIYKLEIKEIFLGFIHCEKLDATSLFATIKNTLLKNGILLENCVGQAYNGASVMSGHLNGVQALFKKEVPSAVYVHCYNHVLNLAVVDCCKGIPEFSQFFNMTEQLYIFMSHSSIPTEFLNVQKRIYPGKQPKELTRLQQTIWSIQYKMCSVLEDTFESLYVTLYLVSSRNSDRGLEAKRLLHSLTKTFNTYIVCFKDVLNIISSLSDYLQSKDIDYARANILVEEILQQLQLMIVENSYWDAIWERVNILWSLTGASDSSEAIPKRKKQLPARFKMFFTELEAENELDTSKKGLKIGVFFSSFG; this is encoded by the coding sequence ATGGCCAGTAAGGGttcaatgaaaaattacttttcaatAAGAAGCAAATCACCATCACCAGACcccaataaaagaaaaaatgaaaatggtgAAGTAGCTGAGTTaggcaaaaaaagaaaaaccgaaAATAATGAGCAGATTGAAAGGGAGAAACTTGAACTAGATGAAAATGGTCCAGAAAGCGCGGATAGATCGAATGAAGATATCAATGAGGCCCCAACGTCAAATTGCAATGTGGAACGAGAAGAAAATAATTGGAGTCAATTTTCTTTCCTCCTAGATTTGTCAAAAAGTCCTTATGAAAAGCCCTCACAACCAATTTTACGAGAATACCCAGGAACAAAAATAGGAGATCGTTTAAgagcttttaacaaaaaatggtttaaaacatTTCCTTGGCTGGAATATTCTGTTATAGAAAACAAAGCTTTTTGTTTCTACTGCAGATTCTTCTGCAAATCATATGTGAaggaaaaatcatttattactGGGTATAATAGGTGGAAAAAGGCTATGGAAACTAATAGCGGATTTACTGCACACAGCAACTCATTGGCACATAAAGAATGTTTGctaaaatataatgaatttaaaagatcGTCTTCCGTCGGTGGcgtagaaaatttaattaaaaataaaaacaaagaacttaTTGAAGAAAATCGGTATTACATTAAAACACTAGCCGAAATTCTTCTATTAACTTGTAAGTTAGAAATTGCACAACGGGGCCACAATGAATCCACTGAGAGTGCAAATAAAGGAAACTTTTTGGAATTAACGGAGTTTGTCGCTAATCACGATcctgtgtttaaaaaaaaagtctcaaGTGCTGCAGTTAAATCAAAATACCTTCATTCTAGTATACAAAATGAGTTACTGCAAATACTTTCTAATGAAGTTCTGCAATCTGCAAGAGATGAAATTAGCGAAGCTAAATTTTATTCAGTCTTAGCCGACGAGACCAAAGATTTATCGAAAAAAGAACAAATGGCAATACTTATTAGATACAtttataaattagaaattaaagaaatatttttaggatTTATTCACTGTGAAAAGTTAGATGCGACCTCATTATttgcaacaattaaaaatacccTATTAAAAAACGGTATTTTGTTGGAAAACTGCGTAGGACAAGCATACAATGGCGCTAGTGTAATGAGTGGCCATCTGAATGGTGTTCAagcgttatttaaaaaagaagttccCAGTGCAGTTTACGTACACTGCTACAATCACGTCTTAAACTTAGCAGTCGTAGATTGTTGTAAAGGTATACCAGAATtctcacaattttttaatatgacagaacagttatatatttttatgagtCATTCATCTATACCCACGGAATttttaaatgtgcaaaaaagaATTTATCCTGGCAAACAACCCAAAGAACTAACACGCCTACAACAAACAATATGGTCCATTCAGTACAAAATGTGTAGCGTGCTTGAAGATACATTTGAATCTCTATATGTTACTTTATATTTAGTATCTTCTCGTAATAGTGACAGAGGGCTAGAGGCCAAAAGACTATTGCATTCCTTAACCAAAACATTTAACACTTACATAGTATGTTTTAAAGATGTTCTCAACATAATATCTTCCTTATCTGACTATTTGCAATCAAAAGATATAGACTATGCCCGAGCAAATATTTTGGTAGAAGAGATCCTTCAGCAACTACAATTAATGATAGTTGAAAACTCATATTGGGATGCCATTTGGGAAAGAGTGAATATATTATGGTCGCTAACTGGCGCTAGCGATTCGTCAGAAGCAATCCCCAAACGTAAAAAACAACTACCCGCtcgttttaaaatgttttttacagAGCTTGAGGCCGAAAATGAATTGGATACATCGAAGAAAGGTCTAAAGattggcgtttttttttccagttttggaTAA